The genomic interval tctaacctggctatccccaacaacaacaatattcttaccttccttgtcgttcgtcgtgacgatcccagtagtagactcacattcgtcgggtagcaccgagaatgcgttggaggtttccacgggagtttccacagcagtctctttcttcttcattgtttctggctttccattcgtcttcttgatcgtcaacttcgtcgtcccctgctgtccagccactgaccacgatcccttcttgacctgaggactcgaaacaggaggactactacgaatcctcttgttttcctcggtcaatcgccgtatctccatcttcgctgccttcaattcctccttaagttgctggtaaagttgctcgatggagggcatcttggttcagtccacgggagcaaacaagacacttcttcacagagttaagtacaggtcagcactcaaagtacaggtcaccactcaagagcacacgaacaggtcttcacagagctaagtacacgtcaccactcaaagtacacgtcaccactgtcaaagtacacgtcaccactgagagcgaaacgttgccacaataaatgtcacattagttgcacttgtgtccttttactttacaaacagAGGTACTGTGATCCTGTGACTGCCACAACACTTGTGAAGCAGTTAAGCTGCCAGTCGAGAACCACCATGAGACGTAGGTGGGGTTACTACTGGGGAATGGCTGCTAGATTGGTGTGAAGCTGATGTGTTATTACTGGGGAATGGCTGCTAGATTAGTGTGAAGCTGATGTGTTATTACTGGGGAATGGCTGCTAGATTAGTGTGAAGCTGATGTGTTATTACTGGGGAATGGCTGCTAGATTGGTGTGAAGCTGATGCGAGTCAGCTACGAGTGGGAGGGGACCAGTGTTGGCACAGATGCCAGATTGAAAATAACATCTTTTCAAAATCAATGTTTCTCTTCTTATCTCACCTGTGTCGGATGAGCAGAGCCGACAATCAAGGCTGAAATAAAGAAATACAAAATTACACGCAACTCGAGAAATCACTCACACTTAtggcctttaaaagaaatggtgtgGATTAAATAATGTTACACCACCTAAATCCAAATCAGTACAGGAAGAATTTGCAGCACCAAAATAAACCAAATAAACCCAAACACATAATAAATTAAACAAGAGTGGAACGAATACTTACAGATTTTGTGGGAGCCGAAAGTCAAGTGACAGACAACTCTTGTTACCTCCCACTGGGTGCATaacgggggggggaggggggttgataGTGTAACGATGCACCAAAGGACCACCATCATTTATTCACACTTCCACCACTcctatctaatgaacttttccctcacagagatGTTGACAAGAAAAAACTCAAGGCAATACAACTTGATTTTTACAAGAAATCAGTTTCATATTATTTTCTGAGGCaaggaaatatatataaattgtagtTCCATTTATTCGATGTCAGTTCTTTACTTAGGAGATCATATATGATTACCTAAAACTTGAAAATTAATATTAATTTCCACATCTAGGGAGCTGCATTGCTCAATTATAGTACAATTCTTCGTTTAAACAAAACTATAATTGTAGAAAAAAACTTGAAAATAAAACTGCATTCCAAAATAATTGCATGAAAAAGCAATTATTAGGAAAAGTCGAAAGACGACTTGAAAGCAAATAATTCTTCAATAATTTCGTTAATAACAAAAAATATAATTCTTTTTAATTAATTTTCTTTTCCTGGCAGGAAGGCCCTATGCATCTTGTAGTTCAAGGAGCCAACCCGCTGATACAACCAAGTGACCATATATACAACACCATCATGGATCCACCTGGACGAGTACTTATACTGAACTACAAAAATTTCAACACTGATAAACTTTCAACAAGAAAGGGATCCGATCATGATGTCATAAACCTAATTAACCTCTATAGTCAAATGGGTTACATTACAGAGCATCATACAGATTTAACAGGTGATGAAACACGAGCAGTTATTAAAGGATTTATCAAAAAACAGATGGTGAAGCATGCCGGATGCTTGATAATTGTGGTTATGTCTCATGGTGTGGATGAAGGTTATTCATTTTATACAACTGATAAAAATATGTTTGCAATTAGTGATCTACGCAAAAACTTCACTGAAACTGAAGGGTTAAAAAGTGTGCCCAAActattttttttccagttttgCCGAGGCAGTGCTGAACCTCAGGCTCAGATTCATACGGATGGTTTCCAACAATCCCCCGAGAACATAATATATTTCTTTGCCACTTCTAAGGGCTTTGTAAGTTATCGTGATCCTAACAGTGGAGCACCATTTATTAAAACTTGGTGCAAGGTCCTAGCTGAACACTCTCATCGAATGAATTTAGAAGAACTTTACTGTGAATTCAAATTACAGTTTGAATCTAAGAGTAACGGAGCAAAGCCAGAAAAAGAAAGCCATGACTTTAGTAAGAAATTTTATTTTAATCCCAGGTCAGAAAATTAGACtggtgaaaattagacacatgtgcaacatctaggtgtctttattgtagatttttcgccatccagtggcgttatcaatacagattctaggatattATTGGGAGACAGAAGAAGTATATAcaaagattgaggtaatcagtccctcagccttggagtacgtgtgaagagcaccgtagttgtgaagattcttcttggaaataaatggtataaaatgccgacacaaTCGAAATGTAAACACATGAagtacaatgtgatcctttattgacaacgtttcgcccatacagtgggtttttttcaaatcacaaacaagtcacctgtttgtgacttgaaagagcccactgtgtgggcgaaacgttgtcaataaatgataacattgtactgcatatgtgtttatattcccaAGATTCTTCTTGTGCTATAATTTAAGAACTTTGTTTTATTGTTTACTGGCTCATCTAGACCAACTGACAGACACAAACAAGTACTGGATGAATTTTACTTATCAAAATTTCCATGTATTATTCCATTTCATTTGTATTTAATccacctggtggcctggtggctaacgttCTCGTTTCACACGgcaagggcctgggttcgattcccagccagaataaaaacattgggcgtgtttctttacacgtattatctatgttccccatcagtaaaatgggtacctgagtgttagtcgactggtgtaggtcgcatcctgggacactgacctaatttgcccgaaatgcggagcataacaagggactttctatataatagtatgtcagtgatgtcagctaggcctgtatatcatgtacatgtgcttgtagtaaataaagatattattattattattattattattattattgttaccaaCGAAAGTGACAGTGATACTCGTTTTTCAATACACGGAGCATACTACGGCCTTTGTTTCATTCTTTCGCACACTGGACCTTTTCTAAGTCGTATGACGGTAACAGCCAAAACTGTCATGGTCAGTCTTATGATAATGCTTCTGAAAGACACAACAATAAAGGGAAGTTCTTAAATGGTACACCATTGCAACCTGGAAGTATAGTGCTAGTATAGTGCTAGTATAGTGCTAGTATAGGACTTCACTGCCATAAATGTCTTTCTCACAATGTGTCGGCGTTGTGCCTTCATTTTGCATCATGATGCTTAAGTTTTTTTGCCTTCAGAGTATCCTTAAATCGCCATGAATTACTGGTAGAAATTCCTCTTTTTTATACCGCACtgaagctttatatatatatatatatatatatatatatatatatatatatatatatatatatatatacatctaggggttttcttctttttcttaatagctattgttcttgttttttttctctattgtctatggggaagtggaaaagaatctttcctccgtaacccATGCGTGTCGTACAACGcgactaaaaataataataaggaaaactttataaaactgggatgcttgaactgtgtggatgtagtgcggatgattagaaagagatgattgctgatgttatgaatgaaaagaagttggatatactggccctaagcgaaacaaagctgaagggagtaggcgagtttcagtggggagaaataaatgggattaagtcggGAATATCTgagaggaaggggtagcaataatgttgaaagatcagttatggaaggagaagacggaatatgaatgtgtaaattcaaggattatgtggattattaaaataagggtcggatgtgaaaagtgggtcataataagcgtgtatgcacctggagaagagagaagtgtagagtgagagaaattttgggagatgttaagtgaatgtataggaacctttgaaccaagtgagagagtgattgACGTAGggaacctaaatgctaaagtaggagaaccatttagagagggtgtggtaggtaagtttgaggtaccaggtgtaaatgataatgggagccctttgattgaaattTATATAGAAAGGGGTTAGTTAagggtaatacgtattttaaaagACAAAAAGGATAAAtaggtatacaagatatgatgtagggcgtaatgactagtttgttggactatgtattggtagataaaagactgttcagtagacttcaggatgtacacgtttatagaggggccacagatatatcagatcactttttagttgtagctacactgagagtaaaaggtagatgggatacaaggaaaatggaagcatcaagtaagagaaaggtgaaggtgtataaactaaaagaggaggcagttagggtaagatataaacaactactggaggacagatgggctagtgagagtataggccaTGAAGTCAAAgatatatggggtaggtttaagaatgaaGTGTTAGAGTttacagcagaagtttgtggttacaggaaagtgggtgcagtagggaagaagagcgattggtggaatgatgatgtaaagagagtagtaagggagaaaaagttagcatatgagaggtttttacaaagtagaagtgatgcaaggagggaagagtatatggagagaaaaagggaagttaagagagtggtgaagcaatgtaaaaagagagcaaatgagagagtgggtgagatgttatcaaccagTTTtggtgaaaataagaaaaagttttggagtgagattaataagttgagtaagcctagggaacaaatggatttgacagttaaaaataagagttagaggtatcgggaagatagaggggatattttgaggaactgttaaatactgatgaagatagggaagctgtgatttcgtgtatagggcaaggaggaataacatcttgtaggagtgaagaggagacagttgtgagtgtggggaaaagTTCGTGAGGTTGTGGGTAGAATGAaacggggtaaggcagccgggattgacgggataaagatagaaacgttaaaagcaggtggggatatagttttagagtggttggtgctattatttaataaatgtatgaaagaaggtaaGGTatgtagggattggcagagagcatgcatagttcctttgtataaaggcaaaggggataaaagagagtgcaaaaattataagggactaaatctgctgagtatacctggtaaagtgtatggtaaagttattattgaaagaattaagagtaagatggagagtaggataacaGATAAACCAAGAGGCTCTAGAAAaaatagggggtgtgtagaccaagtgtttacagtgaaacataggtgaacagtatttagataaggctaaagaggtttttgtggtatttatggatgtggaaaaggcatatgacagggtggatagggggcaatgtggcagatgttgcaggtgtatggtataggaggtaggttactgaaaacagtgaagagtttttataaggatagtgaggttcaggttggagtatgtaggagagagaaagattatttcccagtaaaagtaggccttagacaaggatgtgtgaggtcaccgtggttgtttaatatatttatagatggggctgtaagagaagtgaatacaCGGGTGTtcgcaagaggtgtggagttaaaatataaagaaacaaacataaagtgggagttgtcacagttgcacttTGCTGATGGTACTGTGCTTTTccgtgattctgaagagaagttgcaaaggttggtggatgagtttggtagggtatgtaaaagaagaaaattaaaagtgaatataggaaacagtaaggtgatgaggataactaaaagattaggtgacgaaagatggaagaagtgaatgtattcagataatcaggagtgggcgtgtcagcagatgggtctatgaaggatgaggtgaaccatagaattgatgaggggaaaaggggtaATGGAGCACTTAGGATTCTGTGGAACCAAAGAATtatgtccgtggaagcaaagaggggaatgcatgagagtatagttaaaccaacactcttatatgggtgtgaagcatgggtgatgaatgttgcaacgagaagaaggctggatccagtgcagatgtcatgtctgagggcaatgtgtgttgtgaatataatgcagagaattcgtagtttggaaattaggagaaggtgtgtgattaccaaaactattatccagagggatgaggagggtttgttgaggtggttcgaacatgtagaaagaatggaacaaaacagaatgacttcgacagtgtataaatctatagtggaggaaaggggggtaggggtcggcctaggaatggttagAGGGAggcgggtaaaggaggttttggacttccagcaagcatgcgtgagcgcatttgataggagtgaatggagacaaatggtttttaattcctgacgtgctgttggagtgtgagcaaagaaacatttatgaaggaattcagggaaaccgccaggccggacttgagtcctggagatttgaagtacagtgtctgcactctgaaggaggggtgttaatgttgcagttgtagtgtaaaacacccgtctggcaaggcagtgatggagtgaatgattaaagtttttctttttcgggccgatgtgttaataaaataaataaataaataaatacatacatacatacatatatatatatatatatatatatatatatatatatatatatatatatatattattttttttttttttttattatcacaccggccgattcccaccaaggcagggtggcccgaaaaagaaaaactttcaccatcattcactccatcactgtcttgccagaagggtgctttacactacagtttttaaactgcaacattaacacccctccttcagagtgcaggcactgtacttcccatctccaggactcaagtccggcctgccggtttccctgaatcccttcataaatgttactttgctcacactccaacagcacgtcaagtattaaaaaccatttgtctccattcactcctatcaaacacgctcacgcatgcctgctggaagtccaagcccctcgcacacaaaacctcctttaccccctccctccaacccttcctaggccgacccctaccccgccttccttccactacagactgatacactcttgaagtcattctgtttcgctccattctctctacatgtccgaaccacctcaacaacccttcctcagccctctggacaacagttttggtaatcccgcacctcctcctaacttccaaactacgaattctctgcattatattcacaccacacattgccctcagacatgacatctccactgcctccagccttctcctcgctgcaacattcatcacccacgcttcacacccatataagagcgttggtaaaactatactctcatacattcccctctttgcctccaaggacaaagttctttgtctccacagactcctaagtgcaccactcactctttttccctcatcaattctatgattcacctcatctttcatagacccatccgctgacacgtccactcccaaatatctgaatacgttcacctcctccatactctctccctccaatctgatattcaatctttcatcacctaatctttttgttatcctcataaccttactctttcctgtattcacctttaattttcttcttttgcacaccctaccaaattcatccaccaatctctgcaacttctcttcagaatctcccaagagcacagtgtcatcggcaaagagcagctgtgacaactcccactttgtgtgtgattctttatcttttaactccacgcctcttgccaagaccctcgcatttacttctcttacaaccccatctataaatatattaaacaaccacggtgacatcacacatccttgtctaaggcctacttttactgggaaaaaatttccctctttcctacatactctaacttgagcctcactatcctcgtaaaaactcttcactgctttcagtaacctacctcctacaccatacacttgcaacatctgccacattgcccccctatccaccctgtcatacgccttttccaaatccataaatgccacaaagacctctttagccttatctaaatactgttcacttatatgtttcactgtaaacacctggtccacacaccccctacctttcctaaagcctccttgttcatctgctatcctattctccgtcttactcttaattctttcaattataactctaccatacactttaccaggtacactcaacagacttatccccctataatttttgcactctcttttatcccctttgcctttatacaaaggaactatgcatgctctctgccaatccctaggtaccttaccctcttccatacatttattaaataattgcaccaaccactccaaaactatatccccacctgcttttaacatttctatctttatcccatcaatcccggctgccttaccccctttcattttacctactgcctcacgaacttcccccacactcacaactggctcttcctcactcctacaagatgttattcctccttgccctatacacgaaatcacagcttccctatcttcatcaacatttaacaattcctcaaaatattccttccatcttcccaatacctctacctctccatttaataactctcctctcctatttttaactgacaaatccatttgttctctaggctttcttaacttgttaatctcactccaaaactttttcttattttcaacaaatatatatatatattttcaacaaatatatatatttgttgaaaatatatatatat from Cherax quadricarinatus isolate ZL_2023a chromosome 47, ASM3850222v1, whole genome shotgun sequence carries:
- the LOC128696463 gene encoding caspase-1-A, which encodes MIHSSSRINIDDAVSRKEGPMHLVVQGANPLIQPSDHIYNTIMDPPGRVLILNYKNFNTDKLSTRKGSDHDVINLINLYSQMGYITEHHTDLTGDETRAVIKGFIKKQMVKHAGCLIIVVMSHGVDEGYSFYTTDKNMFAISDLRKNFTETEGLKSVPKLFFFQFCRGSAEPQAQIHTDGFQQSPENIIYFFATSKGFVSYRDPNSGAPFIKTWCKVLAEHSHRMNLEELYCEFKLQFESKSNGAKPEKESHDFSKKFYFNPRSEN